A genomic segment from Mus musculus strain C57BL/6J chromosome 13, GRCm38.p6 C57BL/6J encodes:
- the Spata31d1c gene encoding uncharacterized protein LOC238683: MENILSFLNRSWLGFGSAFLDIGSNYIFLSGVWSILLYLWYLILKQFFPPPWKSQDIKKYQGSANKERRKSLKGCRITQRKSQEQRELLSVVQSPLGEEYDSSNFRQLLCPDPYCGVCNGATAKISHLLSQATHQDGAVTMSSLDSTVSVTETALTLSLPLPENTIDYPISDTACEPSLQSSSIISSHQSEYLEDTLSLSPLGGSLLSESTPPVNAKSPLDHSLHSLASLPLPQQYVTPETELLLQPTTVLSLVDSPMELFANVPINNGICSSSHAMSEFIQQQTDTGNSSQLESAHPVNQELLDPYSSESYLWGNTSTYLTLPGNLHFSSLGAVALLETQDGRRTDSLKTWEKTSEFDHQNLAVSHSLESSKERLHTPQHLSYSKTSEDQLEDKNTQSFWGLPSLHSESMNSIATVLTDSSLISGCFNRFSDSPMLTHRTTLPLSESQLHNLSQSLSQSQSQPVSQANLQAQLQLPNPVLSPHSQLRICGVYFHSPQNEAQPLEPTAIHCLEYNILKKEQERVWGLPTVVINSQQEFCPPPPNPSLVSQLSKTHVPKSISIEKCFITSELQKKFEHHLRKRLILQRWGLPKRIRESLLWINPQAELPESPSAKSNYGLSWIPFFKQQSKKDLHKTILSQPGSFPAKQLEEKLLKLCSKQGLEMVQKQQTWSNTKGTLDNGLQSDCETNLQCHSDSLSCKPLGTSEVSQCQKKLETSLKEHLTTRLNETIERQITSTMSGSRYGPFPFTSCVNKEEHKAQMPSDIKDRHVKSISTAKKSVKQQTSFDLDNTSLEESKGNRHSSDVPKMLAEVLGKRLTSGKTVQRPQATKIIDKKIFVSNKVGKGGQLSGLQP, encoded by the exons ATGGAGAACATCCTCTCTTTTCTAAATAGATCATGGTTAGGCTTTGGATCAGCATTCTTGGATATTGGCTCCAATTACATCTTTCTGAGTGGAGTTTGGTCTATTCTTCTATACCTGTGGTATTTGATACTGAAACAATTCTTCCCACCACCTTGGAAAAGTCAGGACATCAAAAAG TACCAGGGCTCAGCTAAcaaagaaaggaggaagtcacTTAAAG GTTGTAGAATTACCCAGAGAAAGTCACAGGAACAGAGAGAGCTGCTGTCTGTTGTGCAAAG CCCCCTAGGTGAAGAGTATGATTCTTCCAATTTTCGGCAACTACTGTGTCCAGATCCCTACTGTGGTGTGTGTAATGGAGCAACTGCTAAGATCAGTCATCTGCTTTCTCAGGCCACTCACCAAGATGGCGCTGTCACTATGTCCAGTCTGGACTCCACAGTTTCTGTGACGGAGACAGCGCTGACTTTGTCCCTTCCTCTCCCAGAAAATACTATAGACTATCCTATTTCAGACACTGCATGTGAGCCTTCTCTACAGTCTTCCTCCATCATTTCATCTCACCAAAGTGAGTACCTAGaagacacactttctctctcaccACTGGGTGGCTCTCTACTATCAGAGTCTACTCCTCCTGTGAATGCTAAATCCCCACTGGACCATTCTCTCCATTCACTTGCCTCTTTACCTCTTCCACAACAATATGTCACTCCGGAAACAGAACTGCTTCTCCAACCAACAACTGTTCTCTCTCTGGTGGACAGCCCTATGGAGCTTTTCGCTAATGTTCCAATAAACAATGGCATTTGCAGTTCAAGTCATGCAATGTCAGAATTTATCCAGCAGCAGACTGATACAGGCAACTCTTCCCAGTTGGAGTCAGCACATCCAGTTAACCAAGAGCTTCTTGACCCCTATTCTTCTGAATCCTACTTATGGGGAAACACCTCAACCTACCTCACATTGCCTGGAAACCTTCACTTTTCCAGCCTTGGTGCCGTGGCACTACTTGAGACACAAGATGGAAGGAGGACTGATTCACTTAAAACTTGGGAGAAAACCTCAGAGTTTGATCATCAGAACTTGGCAGTTTCCCATTCTTTGGAGAGCAGTAAAGAGAGACTTCACACACCCCAGCATTTGTCTTATTCCAAGACCTCTGAAGATCAGTTAGAGGATAAAAATACCCAGTCCTTCTGGGGACTCCCttctctacacagtgagtccatGAACTCTATTGCTACTGTGTTGACTGACAGTTCCCTGATCTCTGGGTGCTTCAACAGATTCTCAGATTCCCCAATGCTTACCCACCGCACAACTCTGCCCTTGTCTGAAAGTCAACTACATAACTTGTCCCAAAGTCTGTCCCAATCTCAGTCCCAACCTGTCTCTCAAGCCAACCTCCAGGCCCAGCTTCAACTCCCAAATCCAGTGCTATCACCTCATTCCCAACTTAGGATCTGTGGGGTGTATTTTCACAGCCCCCAGAATGAGGCACAACCTCTTGAGCCAACTGCAATCCACTGCCTGGAATACAACATATTGAAAAAGGAACAGGAAAGAGTATGGGGTTTACCCACTGTGGTCATAAATTCCCAACAAGAATTTTGTCccccacctcctaatccctcATTGGTCAGTCAGCTCTCCAAGACCCATGTTCCAAAGTCCATCTCTATTGAAAAATGCTTTAtcaccagtgagctccagaagaAATTTGAGCACCACCTTCGAAAGAGGCTCATCCTACAACGCTGGGGCCTGCCCAAGAGGATCCGTGAGTCTCTGCTATGGATAAATCCTCAGGCAGAACTTCCAGAGTCACCCTCAGCCAAAAGCAACTATGGGCTTTCATGGATCCCCTTCTTTAAGCAACAGAGCAAGAAAGACCTACACAAAACTATTTTGAGCCAACCTGGAAGCTTCCCAGCAAAGCAATTAGAGGAGAAACTGTTGAAACTGTGTTCTAAGCAAGGCCTAGAAATGGTTCAAAAACAGCAGACATGGAGTAACACTAAGGGCACTCTAGATAACGGCCTGCAATCTGACTGTGAGACAAACCTACAATGCCACTCAGATAGTCTTTCATGCAAACCTTTAGGGACCTCAGAGGTGAGCCAATGTCAGAAAAAACTTGAAACTTCTCTGAAAGAACATTTGACCACACGTCTCAATGAAACCATTGAGCGTCAGATCACTAGCACTATGTCCGGATCAAGATATGGTCCTTTCCCTTTTACCTCTTGTGTGAACAAGGAAGAACACAAGGCCCAGATGCCTTCTGATATCAAGGATAGGCATGTAAAGAGCATATCTACAGCGAAAAAGTCTGTCAAGCAACAGACATCCTTTGACTTAGACAACACCAGCCTGGAAGAGTCAAAGGGCAATAGACACAGCTCAGATGTGCCCAAAATGTTGGCTGAGGTCTTGGGTAAGAGACTAACTTCTGGCAAAACAGTCCAGCGCCCTCAAGCAACAAAGATAATTGACAAAAAAATATTTGTATCCAATAAGGTCGGTAAGGGAGGGCAGCTCAGTGGCCTTCAACCGTGA
- the Prss47 gene encoding protease, serine 47 isoform 2 (isoform 2 is encoded by transcript variant 2), with amino-acid sequence MLQLHLPINFTSYVVPACLPSKDTQLSNHTSCWITGWGMLSEDTKLLPPFSLQEGEVGIIDNEFCNALYGQTPGQSRNYVYEEMLCAGGLSTGKSICRGDSGGPLICYHNSTWVLVGLASWGLDCRHPIYPSVFTRVAYFTDWISQVKRLTPLPEPVSVSLHTELQPTPLKAAGSPQPCNILMAAQIWFLMLFILEAPQWTPE; translated from the exons ATGCTGCAGCTGCATCTGCCCATAAACTTCACATCCTATGTTGTACCTGCCTGTCTCCCATCCAAAGACACACAGCTCTCCAACCACACATCCTGTTGGATAACTGGTTGGGGAATGCTTTCTGAAGACA CAAAACTGTTACCACCATTCTCACTCCAGGAGGGTGAGGTGGGCATCATTGACAATGAGTTCTGTAATGCCTTGTACGGGCAAACACCAGGCCAAAGCAGGAACTATGTATATGAGGAAATGCTGTGTGCAGGGGGGCTCTCCACAGGAAAGTCCATCTGCAGG GGTGACTCTGGGGGCCCTCTCATCTGCTACCACAACAGTACATGGGTCCTGGTAGGACTGGCCAGCTGGGGCCTGGATTGCCGGCATCCCATTTACCCCAGCGTCTTCACCAGGGTCGCCTACTTCACTGACTGGATCAGCCAAGTCAAGAGACTCACTCCACTTCCAGAACCTGTATCTGTGTCTCTTCACACAGAACTTCAACCCACACCTCTGAAGGCTGCTGGCTCCCCACAACCCTGCAACATCCTTATGGCTGCACAAATCTGGTTCCTGATGTTATTTATCCTTGAAGCTCCACAGTGGACCCCAGAGTGA